Proteins encoded in a region of the Clostridium beijerinckii genome:
- a CDS encoding sensor histidine kinase: MNIDDYCHGVFDSTFIVDKNGNLIYKIGNIDYDNIMLEKVNNYTVNVNNVKYMEFNSVIEAYPEWRVIGLISLDSLTRNLDSIRWLIYCIGIFSIAVVIFISHFTSKKITDPIYDITKAMNKFENGEWPDKLEAKTEDELKYLIISFNKMIYNIKNLIEQIYKEEEENKKLEVESMKTQLDLLQSQINPHFIHNTLNTINYLAIKNNQNEIRELIQSFNGLLRQSISTSKKLITLKDELTCTQNYLKIQKYRYGDIVKLVCNIPEELNNCLVPKLILQPLIENSLYHGIVPKGCAGTIKIDIFPQKDFIKIKIIDDGVGISKRKSTHKGFNGISLDNISERLRLYFGSEYDLKVYSKSGIGTCIEFNIPYIY; encoded by the coding sequence ATGAATATAGATGATTACTGCCATGGAGTCTTTGACAGCACTTTTATTGTTGATAAAAATGGTAATCTGATTTATAAAATAGGAAATATTGATTATGACAATATAATGCTTGAAAAAGTTAATAATTATACTGTAAATGTTAATAACGTAAAATATATGGAATTTAATAGTGTTATAGAAGCATATCCAGAATGGAGAGTTATTGGATTAATATCTTTGGACTCTTTAACCAGAAACCTCGATTCTATTCGATGGTTAATTTATTGTATTGGTATTTTTAGTATCGCAGTTGTAATTTTTATCAGCCACTTTACTTCAAAGAAAATTACAGATCCTATATATGATATTACAAAAGCAATGAATAAGTTTGAAAATGGAGAATGGCCAGACAAGCTAGAAGCTAAAACCGAAGACGAACTTAAGTATCTAATAATTAGTTTTAATAAAATGATTTACAATATAAAAAATCTAATTGAACAAATCTATAAGGAAGAAGAGGAAAACAAGAAGCTTGAAGTTGAATCTATGAAAACCCAGCTGGATTTACTGCAATCACAAATAAATCCTCATTTTATACATAATACACTAAATACAATAAACTATTTGGCTATAAAAAATAATCAAAATGAAATAAGAGAACTTATTCAATCATTTAATGGTCTGCTAAGACAAAGCATATCAACAAGTAAAAAACTTATAACCTTAAAAGATGAACTTACATGCACTCAAAATTATCTGAAGATACAGAAGTATAGATATGGAGATATAGTTAAACTAGTATGTAATATTCCTGAAGAATTGAATAACTGTTTAGTGCCAAAACTTATTCTTCAGCCACTTATTGAAAATTCTCTTTATCATGGAATAGTGCCTAAAGGTTGTGCGGGGACTATAAAAATAGATATATTTCCACAAAAAGATTTTATAAAAATAAAAATTATCGATGATGGCGTAGGAATTAGTAAGAGAAAATCAACTCACAAAGGCTTTAATGGTATAAGCCTAGATAACATAAGTGAAAGACTCAGACTATATTTTGGAAGCGAATATGACTTAAAAGTATACAGCAAATCAGGAATTGGAACTTGTATAGAATTCAATATTCCATACATTTACTAG